Proteins encoded by one window of bacterium (Candidatus Blackallbacteria) CG13_big_fil_rev_8_21_14_2_50_49_14:
- the arsB gene encoding arsenical-resistance protein, giving the protein MSTKDQTVGKLAFFERYLSLWVGLCIVGGIGLGQLLGPSIQVLSKWEIYNVNLPVAVLVWLMIYPMMLKIDFASLKNWSQHGKGLVVTLSVNWLIKPFSMALLAMVFFKHLLSPWISPDLAQAYLAGAILLGAAPCTAMVFVWSYLTEGDANFTLVQVAINDLILLVAFIPIVGFLLGVSNIQIPYGTLFTSVLVFVVIPLVAGWLTHKILWARKGQVWFEQVFLPKLKPVSILALLSTLVLLFAFQGQQILSNPLHIFLIALPLTLQTYLIFFLAWLLGRKLDLPHAICSPAAMIGASNFFELAVAVAIALFGLTSGAALATVVGVLIEVPVMLSLVALSNRWRY; this is encoded by the coding sequence ATGAGCACAAAAGATCAAACTGTGGGCAAGTTGGCTTTTTTTGAGCGTTACCTTTCCCTTTGGGTAGGGCTTTGTATTGTTGGCGGCATTGGCTTGGGGCAGCTCTTGGGGCCTTCCATTCAAGTGCTCAGTAAATGGGAGATTTACAATGTCAATTTGCCCGTGGCGGTCTTGGTTTGGTTGATGATTTATCCGATGATGCTCAAGATCGACTTTGCCTCACTCAAAAACTGGAGTCAGCATGGCAAAGGTCTGGTGGTGACGCTCTCGGTCAATTGGCTGATTAAGCCGTTTAGCATGGCTCTCTTGGCCATGGTTTTTTTCAAGCATCTTTTGAGCCCCTGGATTTCACCGGACTTGGCCCAGGCCTATCTGGCTGGTGCGATTTTATTGGGGGCTGCGCCCTGTACTGCCATGGTCTTTGTTTGGTCGTATCTTACCGAGGGAGATGCCAATTTTACCCTGGTGCAGGTGGCGATCAATGACCTGATTTTATTGGTCGCTTTCATTCCGATTGTGGGATTTTTACTGGGGGTCAGCAATATTCAGATTCCCTATGGAACACTTTTTACTTCTGTGCTGGTCTTTGTGGTGATTCCGCTTGTGGCGGGTTGGTTGACGCATAAAATTCTTTGGGCCCGCAAGGGCCAAGTTTGGTTTGAACAGGTTTTCTTGCCCAAACTCAAGCCTGTTTCGATTCTGGCCCTGCTCAGTACCTTGGTCTTGCTCTTTGCCTTTCAAGGACAGCAGATTCTCAGCAATCCCTTGCATATTTTTTTAATTGCCCTGCCGCTGACTTTGCAAACCTATCTGATCTTTTTTCTGGCCTGGTTGCTGGGGCGAAAACTAGACTTACCCCACGCGATCTGTTCTCCTGCAGCGATGATTGGTGCCAGCAACTTCTTTGAACTGGCAGTGGCTGTGGCGATTGCGCTCTTTGGCCTGACTTCGGGGGCGGCCCTTGCGACCGTGGTGGGGGTTTTGATTGAAGTACCCGTCATGCTCTCACTGGTAGCACTCTCAAACCGTTGGAGATATTAA
- a CDS encoding glyoxalase, whose protein sequence is MEVKAFLQPEEFHLSIRSTDLPASVAFYTSLLGAPPKEWTHRYAIFYRPELQVNFVILVNDGQELHHDTLYHLGVGVQDRQAVIEAEALAERQNWLIHQPARTTWRGTPLHELWLKDPDGNLIEIYARLTPEELAQMPEDQAPLFLTKGGAA, encoded by the coding sequence CTGGAAGTCAAAGCGTTTCTTCAACCTGAAGAGTTTCATCTCAGTATTCGCAGCACAGATTTACCTGCCAGTGTGGCTTTTTACACGTCGTTGTTGGGGGCTCCCCCCAAAGAGTGGACACACCGTTATGCGATTTTCTACCGACCAGAACTCCAGGTTAATTTTGTGATTTTGGTGAATGATGGGCAGGAATTGCACCACGATACGCTGTATCATCTGGGGGTGGGAGTCCAAGACCGGCAGGCGGTCATTGAGGCTGAAGCATTGGCTGAACGTCAAAATTGGCTGATTCATCAACCGGCGCGTACCACCTGGCGGGGCACACCCTTGCATGAGCTTTGGCTCAAAGATCCTGATGGTAATTTAATTGAAATCTATGCCCGCCTGACTCCTGAAGAATTGGCGCAAATGCCAGAAGATCAAGCGCCGCTTTTTTTGACAAAAGGAGGCGCAGCATGA
- a CDS encoding thioredoxin family protein, which produces MKTIYVLGSGCAKCQKTAEMIASEIKNLGVEAVVEKDTSMDSLLKYQVMSTPAVVIDGKLVHSGGLPRREQILDWLKA; this is translated from the coding sequence ATGAAAACAATTTATGTTTTGGGTTCGGGATGTGCAAAGTGTCAGAAAACGGCAGAAATGATCGCCTCAGAAATCAAAAACCTGGGGGTTGAGGCGGTGGTTGAAAAAGATACTTCCATGGACAGTTTGCTGAAATACCAGGTCATGAGCACCCCTGCGGTGGTGATCGATGGGAAATTGGTGCACAGTGGGGGCTTGCCCCGTCGCGAACAGATTCTGGACTGGTTGAAGGCTTGA